TCCGGGTGGTAAATCAAATTCGGTACAATCCTAATCAAGCGTTCCCCGGCTATTCTCATGTCACGACCACCGGCAGGGGAACGGCCACGAATGTGGAGAATGCCATTGCATATGTGCTGGAGAGGAGATAAGGATATGACAATGGACCTTGACTTGCTGGCTGCTCAATTGGCCGGAGTGCCATATGTGACGATTGGCAACGGGCCGGAACACCCATCGTCGCCGAATCTTTCACTTAGTGCCGCTCTTCACGATTACCTTAATGATTACCCGTTCCTGCGTCATTACCCGGACTATGTTAGGTTCCTTCAACGTTATGCTGGGGCTTGCATCAACTATCCTGATGGAGTCTATCCCCGTGTTTTTCTAAATCTGTTTGGCATTGGAAAGTTCAGCGAACCAGAGGGACTTGTAGATGAGCAGTCTTTCTACTGCTTTTGTCACATTGGCATTGATGAGCAGCCAAGTCAACTTTCAGAAACGGCGTTCTTGTTTGACGCATCGGATTCAAGGAAGAGGGTTGTCTATGCTAGGCTAGTGGATACAGCGCAAAATGGTATTGTTCGTGTTGTTTGTGCGTTCCCCGGATTTTTGGAATGGCTCGCTTCGGTCGTAGCCACCAAGGGGTTTATCAAGATCGCTAACTTTTCAGATCATCTTGCGGAAAGTTAATGAGACACGTCTCCCCCGAAGAACCCTTTGCCCGTTCACGAGATCGCTCCGACGTGGCGCAATTGCGTGCTTCCAATCGAAGCGTGCTTTTCCGGTCAGGACCAACAAACTTCTGCGTTCAATGAACCAAGGCCGTTCCTGGCTAGTAACGATATTCTTGAAGGACATGACACAGGATGAACCCAATGACAGGGAGGCAACGGTGTCTGAAAAACATGAAACACAGTCAACGTGCGGCGCAATGCCTTGTCCTGGAGAATACTCATTAACGATTGCTTGGTCAGGGGCTACCGGAAAGTGCTTGCCTTGTAATAGCAGTCGCGTCCACTCTTCAAGCCAAGTCGGCAGGGGGCCAAGATAGGCATCTGGTCGGGTGGCTCTCGATTTGTATTCGTACCGATAACCGTAATGTTGTACTCGGCGGCGCATGTCGGCACACCAAGGTTGCCGGTCGATTGTGTTCAGCAGGGTAATTTCATCGGATTCGTTGACGAAGTCACGGAAATAAGTCATGCCTTCCAATGGCTCGTTCGGATCGGTCGCCATATTTCTTCAACCTGCGATGAATAAGCCTATAAGAATCTTCTTCTAGATTGTCCCATATACTACTTTACCACAATAGTGGCTGCCATTCAAGAAAGCTTGCAACGTCCGCCTTCCTCCCGATCTGGCTATAAAATCGGCTTGACGATACGATCCGGTGTGTATCGACGTAGACCAGGGTGATGGCTGCCCAAACGACACGCTGGAGGTGAACACTGCTTGTAGGAGGAGAACCCAACCGTAAGTGTCCCTATCATTTCCGGCGGCAGCATTTCCTTCCTGCCCAAGCCCAGCGGGTCGGCCAGAGCCACCGATTGGAAGGGGAGTGGGAACCCGCCGCCGTGACCTGCAGGCCATTGTTCACCACGCCCGACGTGTTGCAGAATCTGGGCGACATCGTCGGAATCATCGAAATCGAGGTGCGAAAAAGGTCTGGCGGGACTCCTGCCAGGCCTGGAACTCCTCACCTGTGCGGTTCCCTTCTTTTCTCGGGACTCCAGCCGCGATTTCTCACAAGCGAACGTTCCAATCGGCATCCTTCCAAGCGGGCCGATGGGCGCGGCAGGCTGGGGCTATGTCGAAAGCTCCGGCAGCGCATCGGGCAGCGCATCGGGATACCCCGCAAGCGGCCCCAGCGGCAGCGGCTCGATGGCCGGCACAACAAGCGGCTCCGGGGCATCGACTCAAAATATCGGCTACGGAGGCAGTGGGAGTTCATCGAGCGGAACAGGATCGGGGAGCGGGTCTACGGTGACGCCAGACAACGGCGGAGCCGGAAGCGGATCGGGGAGTTCGAGCGGGAGCGAGTCGGGATCAAACGGAGGCGGCTCTGCGGTGACGCTAGACAACGGCGGAGCCGGAAGCGGATCTGCAAGCGGGAGCGGTTCGGGGCCTAGTTCGACCAATTCAAACGAGTCCTTTCCAGGGTTTGTTGGACCACCGTCACCTGGATCCAATCGACTACCGGGTTATCTTCAAGGGGAAATCCCAGCACTCGCACCATCGCAAACAAATCCATTTGAAGTTGCAATGCTCGATTTGTCGCTTCGCCTACTTCTTTATGAAAACCTGATGCGTTCGTCTGGTAATCAAGATCAATCGCCCACCGGCAGATATGTTGCGTCGGTTCTGCAACAACAGGGCTTGCAATCTCAGGATTCTCGCACTCGAAGTGAACGAGCCGACTGGTTTATCAATGAGCTTAGCCGGAATGTTCAAACGTCCACTGACGGTGGGTTTCGCTATCGATTCACGCCCGAGATGGCGAATCGTTTTCGAGAGTCTTTTGTCCGAAACAACCAATCCGTGTACGAGTCCCTGAAAGGATCAGGTTTCAATCTGCAAGTAGAGTCGTATACCATGACTCAAGGCCCGAGCATGACTGCCGCAGGGGAAGCCCAGAAAAGATTCGAGGTGAATCGATTGTTAGCAATCGAGCGACAAAAGAATTTCCCACACTTGGCGATGTTGAATTTGACGAATGCAACCGGCGGTGTACTCACCCCTGAAATGGCACGGGTGTTTCTCGAGGGTGGCATGGAAATGGCTCATCAAATCATGACAGAGTCATTGCGAACAGGTATCCTGTTGTATGACGTACCAAATGCGATTTTCCGAAACAATTATGTCCCTTACAATCCCTACCTCGCAGCGTATTTACAAGGAACCACCACCTGGCTGGAAGCGTCTGCCCACATTGGTTTAGACGGTCTTGGTACTGCATTAACGGTTGCTCCGTTTGTGAAGAACCTTGCTCAGCTCCGGAAAATGAGTGCCCCAGCCGCACGGGGCTCCCTCCTCGGCCATACCGAATGGGTTCCCGACCCTCGCCGGGCGGGGACGGCGACGCGCGAACTACAGGCTCTCGAAGCGACGTACACCCGTGAGACGGGATTGAAGCCAGACCTCGCACGGCGAAGGCCGTTGGGCGAAACTCGCGACGCCGGCTTCGATCCCGAAACTGGTAAGATCTTCGTCTACGACGATGTGCCACCCGCTTTCCGAGACGGCTATCTGGCCGAAGAGCTTCACCACTACCAGCGGGTCCGTGATGCTGGTCATCTCGGGAAGTCCCTGGCAGAGATCGAAAAGATCGATCCTGGTTTCGCGGTACGGATGGAAGCTGACGTGCTGGGCCGGGTCCGGGGGGCTGGGTTCATCCCGTATGATCCTCGGCATTACGCACCCTACACCGACGTGCCTCGCCCGGTGGGAGTGGCAGGAGACACTAAACGATGAACGACGTGGAACAAACGATTCAGTTGGTTGAGGATACTCTCAATGAGACGCGAGTCATCAGGCTTGGTGACAGTTGCCTCGTCGGAAACGGAGCCGCCGAGGAATTGAAACGCCTCGGGCCTGTGGCGCTGCCAGTCATCCAGCAAGTGGTCGTCCGGCGGGTCGTTCCGATCCCGCAGGAGGTCGCGGATCACCACGAACTGATGTGGCGATTCCCCGGCCTCTTGAGCCTTTGGGTGACATACTTTCGCTTGGCCCAGCACACCCACCTGCAAGAAGCAGTGGACTTCCTGGGAACACTCGATGGTTCGGTTCTGGCGTCGGCGGTTCTGGGCTGTACGTCGGTCTGGGGTAGCACCAACTGGGATGAATTGCCGCCTACCCTTGCAACGCTTCTCCAAGAAATTGCAACCCACCCATCAGACATTGCCGCCGAGGTTGTGAGGCAGCGGCTTCTCCACGTTTGGAATCGACACGTCTGAAGGAGAACACCGTCTCGCCCCCGCCTGTATCCCCCGCGTTCCCGGCGGCATCTCCATCCCAGCAATGCCTTTCCAGCCGGGCAAGGCCGCGTTCTGGGAGGTTGGTGGGAGCCTGCCGCCGGCCCGACCTGCACGACGTTGAGCAACTCTCATTCGGGAAATCGGAGGTGAGTCGAACGCCATTCGTCTTGCCGAACTGCTCGATGATTTTGGCCCAGACGGCCTTCTGCTGGTGAAGAAACTGGCTCAGCTCCGGAAAATCAATGTTCCACGGAGAGTTCATCCAACGCTTCGATTTGGCGATGAAGCCGCTGGCTACAAGCTCCCGAAGGATATCGCCGCCGAATTGAACGATGCCGCCAAAGTCAAGACTTACGATGATATGGCCCGGCCGCAGATGAAGGCACTTGGAATCCCGGAAGAGATGCATGGCAACTTGCCGGGAACCTTCGGCGAAGGGAAGGGAGCCTTTTCTCCGCACGGAATCTCAGGTGGGGGCAACACACACTACCTCACCCAGCTCTATGTGCCAAGGATCAACGTGGATGCGGCTGTTTTGGATAGCGCCCACCCCGTGTTCACACAATTGTCCCCAAGCTGGAAGACGGCGAGTTTGGAAGCCCGCATGCAGGCCGTTGCTGCCCACGAATATGCCGAGGCGATGATGCACTCACGGGGCATCGCGGGAGCGTATCCTAAAGAGATCGCCGCTGCGATTACAAAACTCCGATCCGGTTCTCCTGGACCATACCTTGAGAAGCAACTCAAGGAATTGGTAACAAAGTATGGATATAACGGAGCTGTTAAAGCTGCTCCTGACTTGCCCGGTCTTTCACCGGAAGCCAAACAGATTCTCGAGGAGTATCGTCGCATGGCAGGGCTTGAATAACCTTCAGGAGCGAATCAGATGTTGCACTATCTTTACATTGGTCGTTTTTCGATTGCCGATGCGATCGAAAGCCGCTTTGTTGTTCTTTCTCCGCTTGATTCGAAAGAAATTATGGATATTGCTTCGAATTATCCATTTGCTTCAATTGAAAATGGTTTCACTGTCGATGGCTTTCCGTTCTTTTTCGGTACGCTGGGCAATCTGTGGACAAGCTCCGATATTCAAAATCCCAAGGTCGTAGATTTTGTAGTCAAATTGTGCAACAGCACAAACAGTGTTGTCGTTTCAGCAGAATCTGGTTGTGTGTGGACTGGAAAGGAGTTCGGAGATCATTCAGAACGGCTCGTTCGCATGGCCCGCGACATCCCCCAATTGTTCCGGGGTGATGCGGAAACACCTAACTGACTCGCCGGATGGTCCTGTGCAGCATGACCAACACCAGCACCCACGTCTGGGGATCCTGGCAAGGCAGTTCCAATTACACGACCACCACCACGAACTACGGCGGAACGAGTACCTCCTCATTCGGCTGGCCTGGCTCGGGCAGCTACGACCAATGGCAGTGGAACTAAGGCTTCGGCACCGAAATCTGGATCGGCGGCTATGGCGGATACGGCGGATATGGCTGGCCCGGCACAACCGGCCTGTCACCCCGAATCGGCAGCATTCCAAGCGGGCCAATGGGCGCGGCGGGATGGAACGATGTCGAAAGCTCCGGTAGTGTGTCCGGCAGCGCATCGGGATACCCCGCCAGCGGCCCCAGCGGCAGCGGCTCCATGTCCGGCACGACAAGCGGCTCCGGGGCATCGACTCAAAATATCGGCTACGGAGGCAGCGGCTCGACATCGGGATCTTCCAGCGGTCAATCGGGATATCAAACTCAGAGTGTTGGATATTCCAGTGAATCGGGCAGTGCGAGCGGAAGTAGTTCAAACGGCGAATCGAACGATGCACCGAATTCGACCGATGCCACTGAGATGAACGACTACAAAACTGTTCCGTATGATCCTCTTCGAGAAAGCCGGGATCGATTCCTCGAGATCGAAGCATATCGGAAAAGACATCCAGAATTCAAAGATGCGCCAGATTTTTTACTTGAGAAGCTGAATGAGCAAGAGAAGGCGGAGTTTGCTGCCCAACTTCGCCGAGGCACGAAATGGATGAACCCATATTCATCTGGAAGTGGTTCATTCCCACAACTGATGAGTGATTTGGGTGAAGCGAAAGACTCGATTGTCAAGTGGTCCTTTCAAGTCGGCGACGATACACTTCTGATTATTCGAGGATTTTTGCAGGACCCACTTACGATTCTCACTCAAGGAGCATTTGGGCTTAGAGTCGGTTTTAAGAATGTATTCATTGATCCGTATATCCATAGTTATCAGCTTGGTCGGGATGTCATCGGCATGCTACGCGATCCAAGCTATGAGCCGATCAACCCACATATTATTCGTTATCGAAATGATGAAATTGGGATCTTTTGGGTGACGGCGTATCTCTCACTTGATATAATTACGGTCTTATCGCTCAGAAATCCGTTTCGGAAAAGTGCGTCCGCCCAGGCACCAACGCCAACATTGCCTGGTGGCAACTTGGGACGTTACGGGAATTCGGGACGTCTCGGGAAAACCGGGATGATCGACGATGTTCCCACTCCTGGAAAACCGCCCGCCGCTGCCCCAGCCAGTCGAGCGACACCTGGGATGATCGACGATGTTCCCACTCCTGGAAAACCGCCCACTGTTGCCCCAGCAGCACCAGCGGTGCGACGGCTTCAACTGAAGACGGTTGATGAGCAGGCCAAGTTCTTGGCTGAGAACGTACCCGGCTTGACTCAAGAGCAGGCAAAGTTGTTGCTCACCGAAGCACAGAGCCGGAACTCGTCGGTAGTCATCGGTGGGAGTCGCGTTCGGGGCAACCACGGCCCCACCAGCGATTTGGACGTGGGCTACGGCAGCCTGTCCAGTCAGCAAGCCAAGAAGGTGAACGAGAAGGTCAGCAAGCTCGGCCCCCTCAAGCTCGAAGAAACGCGGATCGTTCCTGGGTACGAATCGGAAGCCATCCCCAAGATCACGACCCCCGAGGAGTTTTTCCAACGAAGCGGCGTTCGTTCCATGCAAGATATTAACAAGCCAGGGCAGCCGTATGGTCCGTCCGGCTCCATCACGGTCACGCCACAGGGCGAGGTCATCATCATTCCACCGGGAGCCACCCCACCATGATCTGTGAAGTCAATAACGAACCTACCCCGGCCCACTGGATCAGTTACGCGGAACTTGGTTTCAATGGGCCGGTAGAGCTGCCCGTTTATCCGTACACGCTAAGATACGATTTCAACGAGCTTCGCGACTTAATCGCCTTGGACGCTGACGACTTTGTGTTAGCAATGAAACAAGACTACGAACAGACAGGTGATACATACCCGCAGTATCTACATGACCTTGGGTATCCCCTGATTGACGTCTTGGCTCAGCACGAAGATGCATTCTGCGAAACTATCAAAACCTGGCTTCACAGTGAGTTACTTGGTCACTGTTTTCCATGGAAACATCCCTACGAGGAAGTACGTTGGGTCATCTGCAGTGTCGATACGGTTCGTTGTCGCGGTGGGAGCGTAGAGGTGCTCGGGCAGGCATTCCGAAAGGTTGAACAGGGAAGTTCGCGTTAGTCTCCAATATCCCTCGCGCCCCTGGCGGCAACTCGTTCCCCATCAACCCCATCGGGTCGGCCAGGGCCACGGAATGGGAGGGTGGTGGGAGCCTGTCGCCCGCCCTGACCTGCGCGTCCTTGGTAGTCACGCCAGTGGCTTCTGCAACTCGCAGAAGCCGGGCGACAAAGTGCCGTTCATCGAAATCGGCTTGCGAAAAAGGTCAGGCGGGACTCCTGCCAGGCCTGTCAATCCTCACCCGTACGTTCCCTTCTTTTCTCGGGACTCCAGCGGTGAGATCAGCGGGGCTCGCAACCCGGCCAAACGAGCAAGATTCGGGCGAGATCCCTTTTTTTACTCGGATTTCCCTGCATTGATGCTGCGACGCGGAGATCCGTCGGCTAGCGCTGGTGGGATCAGGTCAACTGATTGAGACAACCGCCGAGCATCCGTTCTGGGTCGTTGGCCGTGGCTGGACGCCGGTCTGGGAATTGTCGATCGGCGATTGTCTGACGACAATCACCGGAGAGACAGTATCCGTCGAGGGCATCCACGAAACCAATCGAAGGGAGACGGTCTATAATCTGCGTGTCAGCGACTTCCACACCTACTTCGTCGGCTGCGACGAGTGGGGCTTCTCCGTCTGGGCACACAACAACAACGCCTGCGTCCTGAAGGCAGAGATAGCTGAACTGCAAGGCCAACGAGCGGGCATGCAAATCGGCTCTCCGCAACATCAAGCTGCAACTCAACGGCTCGCACGACTGGAGGAGCGCCTGCAACTTGAGACGGCAATCAAAGATCTGCCGCCGTTGCGACAAGACTACATTCGTGAGGT
This DNA window, taken from Tuwongella immobilis, encodes the following:
- a CDS encoding alpha-ketoglutarate-dependent dioxygenase AlkB, whose product is MATDPNEPLEGMTYFRDFVNESDEITLLNTIDRQPWCADMRRRVQHYGYRYEYKSRATRPDAYLGPLPTWLEEWTRLLLQGKHFPVAPDQAIVNEYSPGQGIAPHVDCVSCFSDTVASLSLGSSCVMSFKNIVTSQERPWFIERRSLLVLTGKARFDWKHAIAPRRSDLVNGQRVLRGRRVSLTFRKMI
- a CDS encoding polymorphic toxin-type HINT domain-containing protein — encoded protein: MGSGQLIETTAEHPFWVVGRGWTPVWELSIGDCLTTITGETVSVEGIHETNRRETVYNLRVSDFHTYFVGCDEWGFSVWAHNNNACVLKAEIAELQGQRAGMQIGSPQHQAATQRLARLEERLQLETAIKDLPPLRQDYIREVDGLKDTAAAPRAAGKSPEEIARALYQARRDIGIKFKDMTPADELAKIHARNLEKYGDKLGPSIDYLRGKRKSWEDIIESATRSGGADLGLGKK
- a CDS encoding nucleotidyltransferase family protein; protein product: MSGTTSGSGASTQNIGYGGSGSTSGSSSGQSGYQTQSVGYSSESGSASGSSSNGESNDAPNSTDATEMNDYKTVPYDPLRESRDRFLEIEAYRKRHPEFKDAPDFLLEKLNEQEKAEFAAQLRRGTKWMNPYSSGSGSFPQLMSDLGEAKDSIVKWSFQVGDDTLLIIRGFLQDPLTILTQGAFGLRVGFKNVFIDPYIHSYQLGRDVIGMLRDPSYEPINPHIIRYRNDEIGIFWVTAYLSLDIITVLSLRNPFRKSASAQAPTPTLPGGNLGRYGNSGRLGKTGMIDDVPTPGKPPAAAPASRATPGMIDDVPTPGKPPTVAPAAPAVRRLQLKTVDEQAKFLAENVPGLTQEQAKLLLTEAQSRNSSVVIGGSRVRGNHGPTSDLDVGYGSLSSQQAKKVNEKVSKLGPLKLEETRIVPGYESEAIPKITTPEEFFQRSGVRSMQDINKPGQPYGPSGSITVTPQGEVIIIPPGATPP